CCGTGGTCATATGTTTGCCTTCGCTTTAGTAAACTGTGGGGATTTAGATTTAAAGAGTCTAACTGGTGCTTAGTGTGGTTGTAGCCTGCAGTCTGTACTTTTTGCAGTGTGGAACGAGCTCACGGGCAGGTACAACATGTTCTGCCTCTCTGCCGGATCTCCAGCTACTCCACACAGGAAGCGCTGCAGGATCCACGTCGCCAAAAGAAGCAGCGTCAAGTCAGACAGCGGCAGACAGATGTAAACCGGAAGAGAGGAGATCTGTCGTCAAAATTAAACCGCCAATTTACGCAACAGCATcgaattaaatgattaaaaaatatattggaataaaaacaaactcttgTTAGTTACATAATGGTCACTACAAAGTTACAGCTTTGGGAAAGCACTGGTATATCACTTTCAATTTATAAATATTACAGTTTAATATTCACATTGTGCAATAACACatgcatatattgtatattattatcAAATGTAATTCTAAGCTGGCTGTATATACTGCACATAAACCACATAAGGCATGTGTATATAGTCAGATACAGTTacattacacatattttattgattgattgcaCTTCCACACACACTTGTACTGTTTCATCCCTTTTTACAGTAACAGTCTGATCTTTATGTTAACAATGTGGGTCCATTTGTTGTTtagataaacacacatgtaactATTATATCTATGATACAACACTGTTCTTTGAACTGCGGGTAAATATTTTAAGCCGAGGCAAATTTCTGCTATGAGTAAACATTACTGGTGACTAGTTTTCTCTTAATTTTGCTGATTAATAGTGAAAACTGCAAAATAGAATTTGAGTTTTACGTTATGTTTATGGTTTTGTCATTTTACTTCCACACATAATTTTCCTTATAATTTTATGTGGTTCCCAAAAGTTTTCAGTCCTTACTGCTTTGAAGTTTATTGTGAAAAGTCATACCGGACGTCATCTTGTTGTTAGTGTGGTTCACTTGTGACAAAAGTTTTCCTGAGCGATCCACAAACGAAGCCCGACGAGGGCAGCTGGGAGGCCGGTCTGTTCAGTGTACAGCACCGCGGACTTACGGACGTGGAAACATGGTAGGcgaaacaaacaagcaaaatactttataaaatgtagtttgtttgttgttttcttgttctcATGTCAGTGGAACATGACTTTATGTGTTTACAATAACTTTTATGCTTAATCTCAAAGATTAGAAATGCAAACTCCatgcaaaacatacagtacagtacgaTTCATTCAGCAGCCACATGCAACAACAGGTTTTACAAACTCCAACAATTTAATGATCAACATGATTAAAccagcacagaaaaaaataatcatttttgcaTAATATGACAAAGTCTTTAGATTTGTTTGCAGgggatttacattttcatatattaataatataagcTGATTAATGAAAAGTTTTAATATATTCATTGACATGAAAAGACTTGAAAGGACCCAGTCATTCTGGAGCAGGCATGCATAAAAAATGTGGAATGGGAAGTATCAACAGACACGCCCCCTCCATAACTATCTCCAAAACCTGTTCGAGTAGAATTAAATTGAAATACTGAAATCGCCCAGCCTTCACAGATATAGGTCATTCTGAATAAAAAAGTGTCTACAGTGCAAAACCTGCTATATAGaatatgatatttttaaatacagaCTGCTTATTGTCTTCttgttgagtgtttttttttttttacataaactgTCTGTTGTTGAGAGGAGCTTCTTGGGTCATCATGTGTcttcctttttgtctttctccctcCATAGCCTCTGCGGTTGGACATCAAGCGGAAGCTGACGGCTCGGTCCGACCGGGTGAAGAGTGTGGATCTGCATCCCACTGAGCCGTGGATGGTGGCCAGCCTCTACAGCGGCAGTGTGGTGGTCTGGAACCATGAGACACAGGTCACTAtcagtcagacacacactcatctaATCATGCAATCACTTCACTGATCAATCACCTAATCACCCATAGAGTCATTCCCTCAGAAACACAATCAACTCAACTTTCTGATCTTTAAATGGATGGAAATACATTCTGTGTAATGTTAATAATCTtgaattctgtgtgtgtgtgtgtttgtttgtgtagaCGATGGTGAAAATCTTTGAGGTGTGTGATCTGCCTGTCAGAGTGGCCAGGTTTGTAGCCAGGAAACACTGGGTGATTGCTGGATCAGTAAGTATTGTAACTCAGTTGgagaatatatatatgtgtgttaaatgtttatGAATCTTTTCCATATCTGAAGTCAGTTGAATTCAGTtgctttatttttcctcctacATTAAACAGTCATATTTGAACAGTCATCTGTTACTTTTCCTTTGTGTGAGCACTCACTCTGCGAACACTCACTCCTTTTAGATATACTTTCATCAATCACTTGTTGAGGGCCAAATGCACTTATCAATCTGTTTGTTCCCCCACCAGGATGATATGCACATCCGTGTGTTCAATTACAACACTCTGGAGAGAGTTCACATGTTTGAGGCTCACTCTGACTACATCCGCTGCATCGCTGTCCACCCTACGCAGCCCTACATCCTCACCAGCAGTGGTAGGAAAGAACTACACCCACACAAAACACCCCAAAAACCACGTATTTCTATAGAGGTTCCTTGAAGTGAAAGACTAAAACAAGAACACACTCATGGACAAATAGTTATGAATTGCTCTGATATATTTGTTAACAATATATTCTGCTGTCCAGTAGGTccagtgtatgtgcacattcTAAATCTATCTAAAATTGAGTCCATGAGGGGATTTAAGACCTTCAGCTTTACTAACTGTATACACTCATTGTcatatttaatgtgtgtgtatcttttttAGACGACATGCTGATCAAACTGTGGGACTGGGACAGAAAGTGGGCATGTACTCAGGTGTTTGAGGGACACACGCACTACGTCATGCAGATTGTCATCAACCCCAAAGACAACAACCAGTTTGCCAGCGCCTCGCTGGACAGAACTAttaaggtacacacacacatatgtaaacatttttaagaGCACGTAGAAGATTGTTTTAAGGTACAAACATGACAAAGGTGCTTTGAAGGTGAAggtgaaagagacaaaaagtaGGATCATTTCCTTCACAGCCAGAAGCAAAATTCACTGTTCAGTTTGTTCCACCAGTTACAAAAAATGGATACACTGATATTTATAATGCATCCATCAAATACCCTTAACTCATCCTGTAACTCATACTGCATCAACTTACCTTGCTTGCTCACTGTCCCATACACTATTTTGACATGTTTCAACTTTGAAGGTGTGGCAGCTGGGCTCCAGGACTCCCAACTTCACTCTGGAGGGCCATGAAAAGGGAGTGAACTGTATTGATTACTACAGCGGAGGAGACAAACCCTACCTCATATCAGGGGCTGATGACCGCCTGGTCAAAATCTGGGATTATCAGGTATTTTCTTTTGCTCAGCATCCTGTGCCAATCTGTCAGTTTGTTAACTGGGGATTAGACATAAGCTATAATAAAACTATGTATGTAAaaatagatgtaacagtggcaGTAGTAGTAAAGAGTCGTGTAACTGAGTAACAGTAGTGTATTTCTACAGTGCAGTGTATCAGTTTTCAAAAACGAAATATTTGTCTACAATTCATGGAatttttaaaactaaatatctagttttaaaaaaaacctatgATGTTGGCTTGTCTGtgatcaaataaaacatacGCGCACTCCAGTAGCATTTTATACTTCATGTTTAATGTTGCACTTTGGTAGCATACACTCATTAATAGTGTctacataaaaacatagaataaCATACAACACTTTTCTATAGTACTGAAGTATTTTAATAGCATTGTGTGATGAGTGTTTTTGCTGTCTGTGTTCTCCTAGAACAAAACTTGTGTTCAGACCCTGGAGGGTCATGCCCAGAATGTGACCTGCGTCAGCTTCCACCCCGAGCTGCCAATCATCCTCACAGGCTCTGAGGACGGTGGGTTGTGTGATTTAATGGAGcattttaaacacagacacacattaacTATATAGTACAGTCAGCACAgcattattttttctatttgatTCTCTATTTTTTCATTAGGCACTGTTCGAGTGTGGCACTCCAACACCTACCGACTAGAAAACACACTCAACTATGGCATGGAGAGGGTGTGGTGTATCTGTGGCCAGCCTGGCTCCAACAGTGTTGCTTTGGGCTATGATGAAGGAAGCATCATCATCAAGGTAtactgtgctgttgttttgtatATAGcactatctatctatatctatattttcatatattatgTTTTAGGCTTtatgtactatactgtactCAAGAATAGAAGGAACTGCAACTCCTAAATTAAAGGGCTGATTACAAGTAGGCCAACAGGTCAAGAAGGGTCATGATCTTACAGCATTCATGTGACTATCAAACAATAATTTATCTTCTGAATAAAGAGctcataaagaaaacaaaacctaTTCCAAGCACTTTAAATCCATAGGAAGAGGATGATATGAGCCACTTATATTGgaatatttcagctttttatacattttgagATTAAACATCATCACGTAGTTCACGTTTTCCCCAGTGCAGTTTACAGGCCAGTTTAACTTCTGCACCAGGTCCAATCAATCAGCGCGTGGGTTGGGGTCAGTAATCTTGTGTCAAAAGAAAATTGAACATTAACATTGAATTTTAAACTGCAAACGGCACCTCAGGTTGTTAAAACATCCAAATATTCAAAGAAAATAGAGGACATGACCTTTCTATCTGCATCAGCAGCTATCAGCAGCTATGGGCAGTCACCTGGAGTATTATAGCAGATAGCTTTGTGTAAGCTGATGGAACATTTATTGACCTGTGATATTCAAATGGCGCCCCTCCTTTAACACAATGATCTTTTCTCATCTATTTTTCATATCTTGcacctcatcctcctctttcctctccctctctgtcccaGCTGGGTCGGGAGGAGCCGGCCATGTCCATGGACTCCAGTGGGAAGGTCATGTGGGCTCGCCACTCTGAAGTGCAGCAGGCCAACTTGAAGGCCATGGGAGAGGCAGAGGTCAAGGAtggagagaagctgctgctgagTATCAAAGACATGGGTAGCTGTGAGATTTATCCCCAGACCATCCAGCACAGCCCCAACGGGAGGTGAGAGACCAGACTGTAGATGGAAACAGTGTTGATGACAGTATATGTGTAAACCAATCAGAGGACATTTACTGATTCCTTTATACCTGGTGAAAACATGTTCCATATCCAGATTTTGCTGGATCTTGAATGTATACTGTCATGTAAAGTAATATATGCcccaaaaatctttttttgtttgtttttttgtttttactatcGTAAAAATGCATGCTTGCTTGGTGCACTTTGTGagctgtattttttctttgtgtattgGCAGGTTTGTAGTGGTGTGTGGAGATGGGGAGTATATCATCTACACTGCCATGGCCCTGAGGAACAAGAGCTTTGGCTCAGCTCAAGAGTTTGTTTGGGCGCATGACTCCTCACAGTAAGTCTGAATTCCTAAACATCTTAACCAGTCGGAACTGTACCACATACTATATACCAAGGGTAAGTCACTCCATTTTCAGGTGTGGCATTAAATGTGTGCATCATATTTACAGGTATGCCATAAGGGAAGGAAACAGTATGGTCAAAATCTTTAAGAACTTCAAAGAGAAGAAGGCTTTCAAACCTGACTTTGGAGCTGAAGGTGAGcgtcatttcatattttcacatttgatcTGATGGAAAGCTGTGTGGGCAAATAGTATTTGTTCTTTATTGTATGAAATGCTAACAATTTCTTTGTCTAATAGGTATCTTTGGTGGCTTCTTACTGGGAGTGAGGTCAAACAGTGGCCTGGCCTTCTACGACTGGGAGAACGCTGAACTGATCCGCCGCATTGAGATTCAACCGAAACACGTGAGTCGTACTCTGATAATGAATGTTACTCTTTCAAGAGCTGGCCCCCTTATACTCCTTGTTATTCTATTGTTTTCCTGTCTTTAGATCTTCTGGTCTGACTCTGGGGAGCTGGTGTGCATCGCCACAGATGAGTCTTTCTTTGTGCTGCGCTACCTGCCAGAGAGAGTGGCAGCGGCCCAGGAGTCCAAGGAAGAGATGACGGAAGATGGGATCGAGGACGCCTTTGAGGTCAGAAACCAATAtaagtgtatttttgtttgactATGCTGTAATTGAATGGTGGACTGATCTTTCTTGAAGCTCAAGATACTCTGGAGAGGAATTATTTTTCAAGTCTTCTTATCTTGTTTTCCTGTGCTGAGCAGGTGCTGGGGGAGGTCCAGGAGGTGGTGAAGACAGGCGTTTGGGTAGGAGACTGCTTCATCTACACCAGCTCTGTTAACAGACTCAACTACTATGTTGGCGGGGAGATTATCACCATTGCTCACATGGACAGGTACGATGCATGTACATGTGCACTGTCAGCATTACATCAGGTCCATCCGTGTGCCTGGCATGCTGGAAAAATTTACTTATGCCATTTAATTATGGCTTTTAATCCACTTGATGTCTCGTGTCATCCTCCCTTCTCTTCCTTCTACTTTCTATCTGACAaagccaaaacataaaacattctCAAAGAAGTGGCtttaaatgtatattaaaagcagattttcttttgtgtaGGACCATGTATCTGCTGGGCTACATCCCCAAGGACGACCGTCTGTACCTTGGAGACAAGGAGCTGAATGTTATCAGCTAttccctgctgctgtcagtaCTGGAATACCAGACAGCCGTCATGAGGAGGGATTTCAGCACGGCTGACAAGGTTCTCCCCACAATCCCCAAGGAGCAGAGGACTAGGGTAGCCCTCTTTTTGGAGAAACAGGTATGTGTGTCCTCTAGCCTTTGCCCTTGGAAGTGCACACTCATCTCTgtgcttttctttctgcttgAACTGATTATAAATTCAGGTTTTTATGAATTCGCTATTTAGAGAACATCAGGCAACCAGATGGGGTACAACCTCTGGGCAGaattcttgtgtttcttttaaagtGTATTTAATCCAGGGAATGTTTTGCTTCTCACACAGTCTCTTCTACTACTTTATACTTGGAAGTTGTGTACTACTTATTTAGTCTTCTACTGTTGGCCATTGtgcttaaataaaaatgtgcttgttatgtattgtgttgctTACATTGTGTAGGGCTTCAGACAGCAGGCCCTGGCTGTGTCCACTGACCCAGACCATAAGTTTGAACTGGCTCTGCAGCTGGGAGAGCTCAAGACAGCCTACCAACTGGCCTTGGAGGCAGAGgtcagagcacacacacacacatacacacacacaaaaacaagacacaagCTGTGTCACAAATCCACACTACACACTAATTCTAAGCAGGTTTTCAGTATGTAGGGAGcactggaaaagtgacaaaatgaatTAAACTCAAAACAGTCATTATGCATACTAAAAAGCCCTTGAGTTTTAAGTGTGCTGTACACACTGTTCCCCCACAGtgcaatgcacaaaggaaatggaggagcTACTCACAGCTGGAAAAAGTAAAATAGTGGATGATGGTGAAACATCTACAGGAACACCTCAGGAAACaactttgtggaaaaaaaacacgttGCTGTCTTTTTGTTAGGTTTAACTGGCCGATTTCCTTTGCACATTGTACTTGCATCATTTCCTGCAAGTATAAAACAATGTAGTGTGTTGATTTCTCATATACTCAAACAGTACACTATGAAGATTAGTATATAGTAAATATTGTATACAACTAGTATGTTGCACTGTACTGGGACATTtcgagacatttcacttaaaaccacagATGCCGACGTCATcgtggcactagaggaaaagtcagagatcaccgaagtcagtaggattcaacCTCTGTACACCATGAATTCCTGTACAaaatttcaatcaatcaatccaaaTTTCGGTCAATGGGAAAACTATGCAATAGATGTTGACACTGGCTGACACTCCACTAGCATAGCTAACAGCTAtacatatgtaaatgtatagAAGGTGTTGCGACTTTAAGAATGACAGTCCGGAGACTTTAAATGCATTACCATGAGCAAACATTTACTTGTAACTGATAATATGCAGGAAAATGTATGAAGAATCAGTCATTTTTGCTCTAGAGGTCTTACAAGGTGAGTCACAACCTGTACTTAGTAACTGCTTcacagtgtgttgttgttgaggCTCATGCTTTTCTCCCTGTGATAatcctctctcctgtctctttgGCACCTTGACATGTGGCGGCTCCAGTCAGAGCAGAAATGGAAGCAGCTGGCAGAGCTTGCTACTACAAAGTGCCAGTTTAGTTTGGCTCAGGAGTGTCTACACCAAGCTCAGGATTATGGGGGATTATTGCTGCTGGCCACTGCCTCGGGCAACGCCACCATGGTGGGAAAACTGGCTGAGGGGGCAGAGAGGGATGGCAAGACCAACGTGGCCTTCCTCACCTACTTCATGCAGGGGAAGTGAGTGTCTGAGGAGtagagggaagaggagggggcTGGGAAAAGGAACTATGTTTGAACCCAAATTTTAATGAATATGTttatgttcacaattttttaaatcttttatttatttttgtcatgacCATTTTTTGTCTATGTTTGCTCAGATTGGACAAATGTCTGGACCTTCTCATCAAAACAGATCGTTTGCCAGAGGCCGCATTCCTGGCAAGAACATATCTGCCCAGCCATGTGCCAAGGTAAAGTTGTTTATGTGTAGATGAGTGTGCAGTGTATACAATCtgtaatttgtaataaataCCGGCATTTGCTAAATTTTTCAGGTCCAAATCAAAATCAGTGGAGGTATAATGCTATTCCTGAAACTTTCTGATGATAGAAAGAGTCTGCATGACTACatctgtgtacagtatgtgcatatTTGCATTATGCATCTCCACTGAGCTGTATATCACTCCCTTCCTCCAGGGTGGTGAAGCTGTGGAAAGAGAGTCTTTCCAAGGTCAACCAGAAGGCAGCAGATGCTCTGGCTGACCCCACCCAGTACAGCAACCTGTTCCCTGGCCTCCAACAAACCCTGTTGGCTGAGCAGTACCTAAAGGAGACTCATGTCAGGGTCAGACCTGCTGCAGAATATCCACTCATCATGGTCAGTGGAAAAGTCAGAAGAACTGTATAAGAAAACTTTTATTTACCGAGGTGTGCTCTGATACTAATATGTGCACAGAATTTGATTAATCGCTGCATAAGTTGACTTCATACTTTGAGCATCAATCAAAGATCAAATATGTTTCAGACCTAATCTTGTCTGTTCCTCTATTTTTCAGCCAAATGAGGACCGTAATGTTCTGGaggaatctgcaggttttgTGACAAAAGGAGAGATCACTGAGCCAGAGGTGAGGACCAGAATCTGCACCTCATCCTTTCAGACATGCACCTCTTAGCATAAATGTGATGTCAATTTTGTATATCGCTCTCATGCCTGAATGACTGCCCGAGTCACTTTTAAAAGTCAGGACGACAGTCTTACCAAGTCGGACCTAGTAACATTTCCAgaacacacccacacagcatGTCTGAAGTGAATGTCATCACATTAACAtaaaggctgcagcagcacaatgTCAAATACACAGAGATTAAATGCATGTCTTGTTCTTCCTTCTAAAAGCACAGTCATAAATTCTGTTAATAATATTATTCTCATGTcagatcagtctataaaaatattttttccattcttAGTGAAGGGAAAAACCTCTCATACAACCACAATAGTAATCACTTTCACCCCGCCAACTGTATGAAATTACACATCTCCAGTTAAACACTTTACATGCAACATGAGCAAATGGGAATTCAATGAGAGTCCCAACTTGTCATTCAATTGATGGGAA
This region of Thunnus maccoyii chromosome 6, fThuMac1.1, whole genome shotgun sequence genomic DNA includes:
- the LOC121899192 gene encoding coatomer subunit beta'-like — protein: MPLRLDIKRKLTARSDRVKSVDLHPTEPWMVASLYSGSVVVWNHETQTMVKIFEVCDLPVRVARFVARKHWVIAGSDDMHIRVFNYNTLERVHMFEAHSDYIRCIAVHPTQPYILTSSDDMLIKLWDWDRKWACTQVFEGHTHYVMQIVINPKDNNQFASASLDRTIKVWQLGSRTPNFTLEGHEKGVNCIDYYSGGDKPYLISGADDRLVKIWDYQNKTCVQTLEGHAQNVTCVSFHPELPIILTGSEDGTVRVWHSNTYRLENTLNYGMERVWCICGQPGSNSVALGYDEGSIIIKLGREEPAMSMDSSGKVMWARHSEVQQANLKAMGEAEVKDGEKLLLSIKDMGSCEIYPQTIQHSPNGRFVVVCGDGEYIIYTAMALRNKSFGSAQEFVWAHDSSQYAIREGNSMVKIFKNFKEKKAFKPDFGAEGIFGGFLLGVRSNSGLAFYDWENAELIRRIEIQPKHIFWSDSGELVCIATDESFFVLRYLPERVAAAQESKEEMTEDGIEDAFEVLGEVQEVVKTGVWVGDCFIYTSSVNRLNYYVGGEIITIAHMDRTMYLLGYIPKDDRLYLGDKELNVISYSLLLSVLEYQTAVMRRDFSTADKVLPTIPKEQRTRVALFLEKQGFRQQALAVSTDPDHKFELALQLGELKTAYQLALEAESEQKWKQLAELATTKCQFSLAQECLHQAQDYGGLLLLATASGNATMVGKLAEGAERDGKTNVAFLTYFMQGKLDKCLDLLIKTDRLPEAAFLARTYLPSHVPRVVKLWKESLSKVNQKAADALADPTQYSNLFPGLQQTLLAEQYLKETHVRVRPAAEYPLIMPNEDRNVLEESAGFVTKGEITEPEEVVESMDEALVAAAITEAAPTEAPLVEEPIPQEQGSIDAASTMEEESITTAAPTLPVTITEQHVDQELAPPVSSEVAAFEPEVEVEVEAEVGVEPSVSVEEPIVDIPPEEPEMEQSTPVEDIGSPVEEEVLEMSPETAVIPAACGSETSLSETTSETIMATEEAPSEAVVTETIATEDALVTTVLTADIDVTASEAIVTEGMPVDEELEEDIVSSEAPTIIDAAAAAVQETPVTEEVPPPVAVEELITFDNTDSPVVDVLVPVPVQSFPDLADDPLLDPLGDAIPVLKPVSAQEEQTTALPVKPEDNLEPAVPLQAEPEVLSPAAAAPAVEIVAEEAGPEGVEEPAEDLEAELNDEVLDDLDLENLDLEDIDTTDVNLDEDFLDD